One Nymphaea colorata isolate Beijing-Zhang1983 chromosome 12, ASM883128v2, whole genome shotgun sequence genomic window, TTGTATgttgttttggaaaaaatatattgacAAGGATCAATGTAACGTCTGTGGTGCTTCTAGAGTTAGTATGGACATATTTTGATGAATTGCATCCATTTTTTTGCATTGGACACTTATAATGTCAGACTTGGTTTGGCAAGTTATGGTTTCAATCATTTCCTTACTTTGAGTACATCAATAATACATAATCTATCATCATTGTTGAATATAATCTACCACCATGGATGGATATGAAAGCCATACGtgaatttgtttttgttaatttctGGGCCAAATTCTCTAGGAGAAAAGATTGATGTTTATTTGCAGCTACTAATTGGTAAGTTAAAATTGTTGTTGGATTTTGGTGTAGATACTTATAATGTAAGCAAAAACTAGTATTTTCGGATGCATGTGGCTTTGTTATGGACCATAAATGATTTTTTAGCTTATGCAGACTTGTTAGGATggagtacaaaaaaaaaattggcaagcCCTATATCCAAAAGGAAACAAATTCTCATCATTTAAGAAATAATTGTAAAGAATGCTATATGGGTCATCAAAGATTTTTACCTACACATCATCCATATAGGTTGGACAAACGTTCATTTGATTGCGCTGATGAATTATGAATTGTTCCTATATATCTTTCTGGAACTAATGTATTACAAGAAGTAGAACATGAATCATTGaaacaaaattggaaaaataaaagcatatttttatttttttatattggaaGGACAATTTATTAGATCACAATTTGAATGTAATgcacatcaatttttttttgtgaaaatatagTTGGTACATTATTGAAGTTAGAGGGAAAGACAAAATATCATTACAATTCTCGTTTGGACTTACAAGTGATGAATATAAGGCATGGACTCCTTCCACAAATATATAATAGAATTGGTAAGATATTGTTACCAGTAGCATGTTTCACTATgagccaaaaaaagaaaaatatattctgCAAAGTCTTGAAGAATTTTAAAGTTCCAGATGGTTATGCTTCAAATGTTTCACAACGTCtgcatttaaaaagaaacaaaaatctcAAGATTGAAGAGTCATGACTGTCATATGTTGATTTATCAATTCCTTCCATTAGCGTTATAGAGGTCTTTACTAGAGTATTGAttgtgttttgtattttttccgAGAAATCATGTATGAaagttggaaagaaaatgatttgaaGCATTTATAAGATCAGATTATATTGAATTACGTCATATGGAAAAGATATTTtcgcttgcagttctttgataTCATGATTCACTTGCCTATTCACTTAGGTTGTGAAGTAGTATTAGGTTAATCTATACAATACGGTTGGATATATCCCATTGAAAGGTATGTGCATACATTATTTTATAATGCTTTAATGgcttttattatgttttatgtATTTATGTGGTATAGAGACACGTTTTAATAGACTATAAAGAAACTATGAAGCAGTTTAAGCAGCACAAAATTCTATGTTATTGCAGAGAAGATGGTTTTTaggagcatatatatatatatatatatatatatatatatattgttcacTATGGACAACTTAATGATCCAACAAGTACACACTTATATATTGTTCAATCATCCTTCGGTGGCACCTTACCTTCAGTAAGTTACTAAATGTTGCATTTTGAGTTGAGCATAAATGTTTACTGTACTCATATGTTGGATTTTTATTAGGCAACATCTTGACTTATtgagaagaaaatattattGAAGGCCTCATGAGATTGAGCACTTGCACAAggtcaaatttttaaaatggtttcAAGATTATGTAAGTTATATATTAGCAATTTCTTATCATTTATTCCTAATAtgtattatttaaatatatcaTATAACTTATCTCTTATTTGCTATAGATTCACCCATTATGTTAGAGAAGTATTGGCCAACGAATCAATGTTAAACTTATATGGCTATCATAATATCCTCAaaaaacagttaaaaaaaatataacgGTTTTGTGATAAACGGATTTCGATTCCATACACTTGAAtgaggaggaaagagaaaaagtcaaAATAGAGGTGTTGTTGTGACTGCATGAACTTTGAGTTTCTCAAGTGTAAGAGATGAAAATCCAGTTATTGGCAAGGTTACCAACTATGGCGTTATTACATATATCTTTGAAGTGGAGTACGATGGAGATATaaagtttgttttatttaaGTGTAAATGCTTTGATGTTTTGAGTTCACATGCTAAAGGCATGAAAAAAGATGAGTTTGGTTTTGTGCTTGtgaattcaaaatatacatGCATAGAAACTGAACCATTTGTGTTGGCATCTCAAGTTGAACAAGTTTTCTATGTTGAAGTTCCTATTGACACAGATTGGCAAGTTGTTGTCAAAATGAAACCTCAAGAATTATTTGATATGCAAAGACAAGAAACTATGCCGGATGAAGTGATTGATGAAGTGAATAACAATTTCTAGGATAATGAATCTTATAACATTGAAATATCACAGATGGTTGATGATGTTTCTTGGGTGCAGCCAGATGTACCAGTCATGTTTGTTGACACATCTTTTGTAGTTGATTGTGTGGCTATCAAACAAATTCTTCGTTGCAATCCAAGGTTAACCCTTCAATATGGtattgtattattttatataattttgttaaATAGATTGTTCTTGagattttgcttcaaaattGTATCCTTAATGTTGGTTTCAATTGTTTCTTCATAAGTAACAAGACATTCCCATCTtgctaattttttgtttattgtgaTTATATGGTTTGAggaatatctaaaaaaaacgTAAATCAAAGGAGAATTTAATGGGGCATTGCAAAGTCGCAATTCCTGAAGATCAATGGAGGAACTTGATTTgacattttgaatttcatatatatatatatatcaattagTTTACTTGGCTGTATTCCTTTGTAGGTTCTAACTTTAACACTTCGTTGTaggagaaaagtgagaaaaataacaaaactacACAATGTACAAGACTCCGCATAGAATGGGCACAAAAAGTTTGGCCTGATTtcgagaagaaaatgaataagaacCAGAGCCATCCCATGCCGAAGTCTTTAGTATGACACAAAATACTAGAAGAAGAGAGTATAAGAACGTAACAACAAATGAAGTAATTGTAAGTAATAATATTTCATTACTTTAGTAACAttgattttaattgaaaattattaaatacATGTGTTTGAAACATTACACTGATTTATAGATTCAACTGAACGAAGCAATGTCTCAACTACTGAAGACATTAGAGATTACATGTGTCCAACTAATGTTTTATCGTATGTGATGGGGCCAGACAAATTTGGACGGGTGCATACTTATGGAATGGGGGTAAAACCTTCACAATTTTTTGATGCAATTCCTAGTTGAAGTGAATTGATGGCGCAAAATATGGTATTGCGTGTAGAATTGAAATACCTATGCAATAAAGTGCATGAAGTAGAAACCAGCCACACTGACCAGATGTGCAAATTGGAAGATAGGTAAGTTGAAAAAATACAATTGTTGGAAGGTAGGCATGCTGAGAAGATATATGAACTAGAATCTAATGCAGCAAAAGTAAACGAGTTACATATTTGAAGTCAAGATGTtgatgaaaatgttgaaaaaaaactaagtggtaaatattcaatgaaatatgtcAGTTTTGTTAAGTTTGTTGTTAGTAGCTGTGTTTATGCCTTGTTTTGGCTGACGTAACTCTtctcttgtcatttttttacaGGTTCGAAGATGACGTAAACTACCACATGGAACTCAGCTGTGAAAttgttttttgtaaaatatagtTTGATGCTAAAATCTTACATGTTCATTACAAGAATGCTTTGGAAATACATTTAACCTTTTGAGATGAAAAACCTatgcttgtttttgttaggtCATAAACTTGTTCCTTTACTGTCTCTTTCATTCGTTTGCTTTCTCCTTTACTTCTCTACTAAATAGAATTGTAGTCAATGATGATTCTGACTGCATTAGTATGATGTTCAAATATAATTGATACCTGAACGGTTAGCCAAACACATATCTTCTTTTGGTTGATACATAATACTCAACTCCTTGGGTTCTTGGGATTTCCATCGCTGGATCTTTGGCTAAACATATTTATAGTAGAATGAGAGGGGGCGGCATGTGCTATGTGCAAGAATTAAGTGATGTGCCCTTTGAATTGGCACATTTTATCTTGTAAACATTTGCATGTACTTTAGATGATTAAGCAAAAGCTAATGAAGGAGGGATTATGAAATTTGTTGGATAAGTAGTATCATGTTCTAGAGCAGATATTTTTTGCAGAGTCAAATTTTTGCACAGATATACTTTATCTTCTCCATTGAGCTACATATATGTAACAAAAGGTAGTGGTGTTAGTAACACAACACATGAGGCTGATAGATTCTATCTCTGACTAGATATTTCTACAACGTATAGGAGTTAATCATTTTTCCTTAGCATGTCTAAGAGGAAATTTTTTGAGCAATGAAATATTTGTTGATTCCATGAGGTGCAAGAACAAAGTCAACAAAAGATGTCAACTGCtgcatttttcatgaaaaaattgcaaaatctGGCAGGCGAATGTTGTCACTAAATTGTTCATGTATCAATCCTCTTGGCTAAAGATCTATCATCactttctcttgtttcacaGTTCAGCAGATATGCAGGGAATTGAGAGAAGTAACACTTAAAGATGGTTCAACCTGCTCATATGGAAGAACACTTCCAAAAGATCCAACTTGTTCCATGCTATGCATTGCAAATTTACCATTTGAGTTAGAGCCACAAATACAGGTGCAactttttcttgagaaaatgtTAGGGGATTTTTCTGACACAATGTACTATTAAACATTAGACAGTTAAAGAGGGGAGTTAGTTTACTCTTGTGAACAtcatgaatctttttttttccaagaatttgattcattttatcattgttttttaaattctttctATTGCTCTTGATAAGGCTTTGAAAATATGATATTTCACAGTATTATCCTGGATTAATATCACTTGTTGATTACAATCTTCTGGCATTCATAATACATGAGATGTGTTGAACAAAGATAAAAATTTGTCGTACAAGCAGGACCCTGCTTTGGAGCCATTCCAGCATGAGCCAGAGAAGGAGAAACACTACGCAAAAGTCTTCAGCTACCAATAATGGAAGGGGCAGATGACACCACTGTCGTGTTAGAGATGGAAGCGGCATTAAGGAAGTATGAGTAGATAGGATCAGACCTTGGGATCACTGCCACCTGCAAATTTTCTGCTGTGGACCCAAGCAAATTAACCAGATTGATAATCGGGGAGGAGGGCGGAAAGGTatagttctttttcattttcagcacTTTCATTCTTGAAACAAGCATATGTAAAATCTATTGAGCACTGTATAACTCAAATGTTAGCTTAAcctcttgtttcttcttttgtataATAGTTTCATGTATGATGGGATCAATTACTAATGAATCCTGGACAATTCAGATCAGTATGATTCTATGGTGGGTATGTGGGTTATAAGTCATTTCTTCCGCcactttctcctctttcttaCACACATaaactttgattttttcattttcagttcagATCCTGCTTCACATCACTTTCCATTACTTCctacatataatatttttcaaaacatgtgtaTCCCTTTTTGCCTTCATATATTGCTTTCTGTTCTTTTTCATGTGCTGGTTTATGGTCAAGGTTTCACTTGGCTTCGAACATTTCTGCTTGTATCCTTTCAGTATACTGGTCTATGATGAAAACCAGTTTTGGAAATCATTTGCTGCCATTGTTGGAGGTTCAAAGGTATGATCAAAGATTGGAGTGATTTGAGTCGTTACTGGAAAAGGCTgatattcttcttcttggtgGAGGAATGATTTTCACATTTTACAAGGCACAAGGTCTTTCAGTGGGATCATCACTAGTGGAAGAGGATAAGCTCGATTTTGCTACCTCACTTCTTGAGGAAGCCAAAGGCAAAAGACTATCTCTCTTGTTGCCCACTGAAGTTGTTATTGCTGACAATTTTGCTCCTGGTGCCAACAGCAAGGTTTGTTATTATTCTGTTTCTAGACTCTAGATCATGTCAATTCGTGTAGCAAGCATCACAAAACTTGTTAGTGTTCTCTTGGCAAGAGATATATCTCGCAGCTACCTACAAATGATTTACCTTTCACAATGTTGGGAGAAAATAGACTTTGAGCTTATATAGTGGAAATTTTGAGATTTGTAAAGAGTTATGCATAATAGTAGAGGGATTGTTTTGATATACCATGCTCTCTTGTCATTATACCAAAGCACCAATGGTATTTGTGATGGGTAACTTAAAACCTCTGAAATCATATTATTTAATTACCTTTTGATTTACTATTTCTTGTATAGTCCAGCTTCTGCGATCCCTGATGGTTGGATGGGACTTGATATTGGTCTCGACTCCATCAAGACTTTCAGTGAGCCAAAGTCACCGAAATCTACGGCCCCAAGGAAGTTAAAAAGAGAAGACGGCTAATTTCCCTTGACAAATTGTGCAATGTTTGCAAGGggtctgttaacaccccaaatttttccacatcggAACTAAagcgatatcaaaattttacaaaagaactGTGAAaacttgcaatttcaaagctaattttgaatctaaagaacaatttagattcaatttaacctgcgacacaaatcccaatgcatgATTACGAGTCTAAACTATTTGCAAATGtcttttgacatccaaatccagttgcaaatgtcatttgaaatccaaatccaattgcaaaattcaaattttgactcaaatccaagaattggatctaattcggtctagaatgctatgtgggagtgtgggccccacctagcccatgtggtcaagagccccccatgGGTcagcgccccccccccccccaatttaaaaaaaataaaataatatattaaagGAAGAAAGGTcgttttcaaggagaaatgaatgagcaacctaggaaaagaaagacatttatgtctccctctcttctttagCTAGGTCATCTTTAAAAAGGAGTCAATTTCCAgaaagcaataactaggctggtcaaactcacctaacctacttaattcaagtagaTCTGATCCGGGTGCACcaaaatgtggtgccaattccagctaggttcggtcaactTGGGATCAACACAGTCAAATGGATAGGTCTATGCCGCGGGCCAATCAGTGGACGAAAATAGTCTTTGACCGAATCGaatccactttgactaaactttGTCGAAGTATAATTCAACTCAATTAAGTGCTTTCTTAgttcaaatttatcaaattacctcaaaaaaaatcaaactactcgcaaatgagctttgactttggtcaattggtcgaaatggaccaatctggacaattttgccattttatagtcaaattgagattatagagtctaaattggtttatgaaagacacATATACATTTAGATTTGCCAAAcatataaatcaaataccaaatgaaaattcaatatttcaaaccaaagtttgattcagctGAAATCCATCTTTAATTAAGTTATAGACGAAAATACCcctttcaaaccaaatttgatagaatttttatattttattcaaatttaaattgaattataaTAATTCAaaggcatttggagcttagtaactcggttttaacctaacaagcttgatttcaaacaaagaaaaaataaatagcacaaaataaggaaaaaccctatgcaagggtattttggtccaaaattttggtcaaagttggtcagctaggtctgaaccaatgttgaccaaaccttgcccagcccacctagctcatgtAAATGGGCTAAGATTGGTCAAATTAGAGCCATTAGACCctctttaactcattttacaagtccccaaggtcttaagcaagttcatAAGGTGAGTTaaggaggtggttgaacccacctcctctaTATAAGCCCCCTCTTGACCACcaggggggggggagggggacGAAAATTTCAAACACTTCACCAAGTTGATGCAGCAAAGGtactaggagggagaagccaaggaggagaaataAAATTTGTTCAAGccttctttccccttctctctcattttcttctttattccCTCTATCGAGTCTGCTAAGTGAGGGTGCTTAAGAGAACCCTTACTTACCGCAAGGTAGGTAATTTTAAtcaatttctcatctattttagcttcttgttgattcattttaatttcagcaattcgagagaagggtttattttcatttattttatagctagGAATGATGCCCAAGTAGGTAGAACCTACGATCAAATGTAcctgttaatgcataatgcatgcatgtgtcagtttttctaaaagactaacccatgtatcaaatttcgaaaagggccccaaggccacacccatttcaaaacaacaaacttaaaaccattttgaactcctcacaatgagagaatcccacggtgagaaatagtgattttgctgcaacatatgTGATGAAAACGCTTATTAGGGATGAATACagtcttatgaatgtgatcaacTCTTGCATGGTAATATTATGGATGAATTAGCTTGAgtattgttgttttctttttcatttgaagtCGTTCGGATTCATGTccttcaatttaattgatcaagggtggtagaggagattagaaacaagttttcaatcttcatatgtaaaagaacccagccatgaatcatcatgattcatgagtcatgcggtccttTGATTAAATTCCAttattttgaagagtaagatacatatatatatatatattgttatatatatatatggattgaATCTCttcttaaaaatcattttcttcttttaaaatcaggttggaacacgtttccaaactggtttttaagaaagggaatcattttgttgattttgatAGCGCATtgctatgaaatcattttcatttcatttttatttaatttcagcaattcataCGTAAAACGTATGCAAGTTGCTGGAATGCGACCATGATCTATGGGAATTggcttaagaatgtcaaattttatatatttgtgatGCCAATTTTTCACCATAAAGTGGTTATATTTTGAAGGACAATAAAAAGGTTCTACTCCTacctaatcggctctctaaaagccttttagaaatttcctccaccaattttcagacttacatgtgattgattgagtttcaaaaacaatgtaagatcacatttcaaaaaccatagtctttgtatcccttaaagaacaagatcaaaagtgttttcatagtccaagaaatgaatggatcatctaggacaagaatatgaaattttgtttgattttggggagaaaTAAAGGTTTTTGGAACTCCATGATATGAATGAGAACATgtggcacatgatttttgccaacttgatgCTTAGTTCATATGGAGTAAAAATGAATTTCATCATTTCCCAAAGAGTCGaacactcttagaatcaatattttaatttttatcgatttaaatcagaataaaatctgattttatgacaattttatgGAAAAATGATGATGTCCACATTTTCTGCATATTTTAAAGCTTGATTTGATCCTCATTTTcctaattcttaattgttttgagtttctcatccatgactcaagtttatggactacatctctaattcatgtgcttaataatataataagcacatttagagaaagtcttacatttaataaaaatcaatcttcatacatagattgtatgacgtgtgATTGCAATaaatgaatcttgagagattttgagagagagaagaataaatatttcatatagtttcccttctcatcTCATGCATTccctttcacttaaaatcaatagcaccacgtATACATTTTCAAGAAGTTTAGTGGTTCAactttgagttgcaaaaagtgatcaagtcatattgcaacaagaatttgtaaacttcacttaatttcaaaagaaaacacaagcaatgcatttacAATCGTTGCCAAAATATATCTAGAAAACAATatgttttttaacaatttggaacctatgttctatcaaaagaagaactcaaaatcaattttgtttgctaaggaaacttatctattttctcaaaagttgaTCATCATTTCAAGTCATCAtattgagttcacaacaaagaactcaatctcaaatcttcaaaatcctcaaaaatTACGGACTTTAAatcaaatgacaccaaaacaaatgtttttaaattaacttgaaaactctccaatcttcaaatctattttcaaaacaagttcaaatcacttattcaaaatgaattttggttcttgaatccaaaatctcaatgcacaagcatataggatttgcatcaataactcgtacatgatccaagtaatccttagtccttggtccaattacccctgttaaaggcgacagaaacggttggacctcgtaccgatgggcggatccctttctcttgaaattttttcttcaaaacctcaattttaaaagaattttgctgattcacaTTTCGACTCCCTTTGAGacaggggtggggtgcgaacaaatGGCACACTCGATGGGACCTGTCATCATCTGTCTAAGGACTTATTTGGATAATATACAAGTTATTTCACAATGCTGgatatcaattgcacaaaattttttcataaacatgcataccggcatcatgtagtgtacattgaggagattccgtgaacctctttcatttcaatttatcctacccctcctcaatttatggattgtatgcagcccatgtatgcattcaatctttcaaatctatctcttaggaacgTATGCAATAGAGTCATCTATTTCAcatcttctcatgagttttgaaaaataaatcctTACCTTCAttatatcccggtcatcatgttgccgggctatttctaggacattagtccaagatatagccctACAACtagaccacccaattggactgagatgTC contains:
- the LOC116265252 gene encoding LOW QUALITY PROTEIN: uncharacterized protein LOC116265252 (The sequence of the model RefSeq protein was modified relative to this genomic sequence to represent the inferred CDS: deleted 1 base in 1 codon; substituted 1 base at 1 genomic stop codon), with protein sequence MAASITSYPYLYPYNLNVANFVAIKLNQTNFLIRNTQLLGFIESQDITEFIEGEMAAPEPTIKHVKEGGMVEERVNPNYQATRKSDSLLRGWNTDTLAEEVGTIIRLQTSKEVSLGFEHFCLYPFSILVYDENQFWKSFAAIVGGSKVXSKIGVIESLLEKADILLLGGGMIFTFYKAQGLSVGSSLVEEDKLDFATSLLEEAKGKRLSLLLPTEVVIADNFAPGANSKIIPASAIPDGWMGLDIGLDSIKTFSEPKSPKSTAPRKLKREDG